One window of Flavobacterium dauae genomic DNA carries:
- a CDS encoding DUF4265 domain-containing protein produces MKDENSLQKIKFRYFSDVLEEETVETMWAEIIDEKKGIYKLDNIPFYGASIASDDIFYAEYDEDEESLIFKEIIKSSGNSVVQVVIMKDDYDKEILRKKLMNLGCNSEGVNDKYFVIEIPKKINYQLIKTFLDKDEKDKIIGYAEPILSIKHQDDISLEY; encoded by the coding sequence ATGAAAGATGAAAATAGTTTGCAAAAGATAAAATTCAGATATTTCAGTGATGTTTTAGAAGAAGAAACCGTTGAAACAATGTGGGCTGAAATAATTGATGAGAAAAAAGGAATTTATAAGTTAGACAACATTCCTTTTTATGGTGCTTCAATTGCCTCGGACGATATCTTTTATGCAGAATATGACGAAGATGAGGAAAGTCTGATTTTTAAAGAAATTATAAAAAGTTCAGGAAATTCAGTTGTTCAAGTAGTTATAATGAAAGATGACTATGATAAAGAAATATTACGAAAAAAATTAATGAATTTAGGGTGCAATTCAGAGGGAGTTAATGACAAATATTTTGTAATTGAAATTCCAAAAAAAATTAATTATCAATTAATAAAAACATTTCTTGATAAAGATGAAAAAGATAAAATCATAGGATATGCAGAACCAATTTTATCAATAAAACATCAAGATGATATATCATTAGAATATTAA
- a CDS encoding DUF6998 domain-containing protein has product MFTKKQERLLENFADKSDQLFNLGVISTDSFTGEIGEYIICKYFNLQKTNRVTQAVDGISSKGDRYQIKAKVVSKSNFNYNIKNLNTDLFDILAIIYFDKFYNPLKIVVLSSDKIKDREIKISNSNILTFKNIEGNEIKVPVKIKNAINEFAEAYNSLEENQIIRSRHIVGDIGEFYACKKLDLVQSINKNEKGIDAKHENGLTFEIKTRRVYESGRRISETRRLNNLEGKSADYLVVVTLDRTFRCSGMWLIPMQNIINPKSANLKIVNSTYETLNLIPSQIPWLETGDIFIGFNHKQRRTNTQKLKKVAKPNIKKVTEFNNNNSNIIGLDNSYGYIILVLLIVVILIFIS; this is encoded by the coding sequence ATGTTTACAAAAAAACAAGAAAGATTACTTGAAAACTTTGCAGATAAAAGTGACCAACTTTTTAATTTGGGAGTTATTTCGACAGATAGTTTTACAGGAGAAATTGGAGAATATATCATTTGTAAGTATTTTAATTTACAGAAAACAAATAGAGTAACACAAGCGGTTGATGGTATTTCTTCAAAAGGAGATCGCTATCAGATAAAAGCTAAAGTTGTTTCAAAAAGTAATTTTAATTACAATATTAAAAACTTAAACACCGATTTATTTGATATATTAGCAATAATATATTTTGACAAATTCTATAACCCTCTTAAAATTGTTGTTCTTTCTTCAGATAAAATAAAAGATAGAGAAATAAAGATTTCAAATTCAAATATTTTAACTTTCAAAAATATAGAAGGGAATGAAATCAAAGTTCCTGTAAAAATAAAAAATGCAATTAATGAATTTGCAGAAGCGTATAACTCATTAGAAGAAAACCAAATTATACGTAGCAGACATATTGTTGGAGATATTGGAGAATTTTATGCTTGTAAAAAACTTGATCTTGTACAAAGCATCAATAAAAATGAAAAAGGAATAGATGCAAAACATGAAAATGGCTTAACATTCGAAATTAAAACAAGAAGGGTGTATGAAAGCGGACGCAGAATTAGTGAAACTAGACGATTAAATAATCTAGAAGGAAAAAGCGCTGACTATTTAGTAGTTGTTACTCTTGATAGAACCTTCAGATGTTCAGGGATGTGGCTAATTCCGATGCAGAATATAATAAATCCAAAATCAGCCAATCTAAAAATCGTCAATTCAACATATGAAACTTTGAATTTAATACCAAGTCAAATACCTTGGTTAGAAACAGGAGATATTTTTATTGGATTTAATCATAAACAAAGAAGAACAAACACCCAAAAGCTAAAAAAAGTAGCTAAACCAAACATTAAAAAAGTTACAGAATTTAATAATAATAACTCCAATATAATTGGTTTAGATAATAGCTACGGTTACATAATTTTAGTATTACTAATAGTCGTAATACTAATATTTATAAGCTAA
- a CDS encoding AMP-binding protein: MKDNFAQNNLPEPNAQPDYLFLDLPQFNHPENLNCVERLLDNHIANGKGSNICLKTFDETWTYNDLFEKANQIAHVLVDDLGLLPGNRVLLRSCNNPMMVACWFAVLKVGGIVVATMPLLRSKELKTLIDCAEISHVICDSSLADEINLVQSNYLESISFYRNGSIDELMQTKPKTFQNYHTKADDVAIIGFTSGTTGNPKMTAHYHKDILNICEAFPNYSLQPTEKDIFTGSPPIGFTFGLGGLVLFPMYFGASSFLIEKPSPDVLLEVIQNEKITICFTAPTAWRILTEKSKDYDLSSLRRCISAGETLPLKIWEDWYKATGLKIIDGIGATEMLHIFISSNQENMRPGSTGIAITGYEAKIIDKNGDDVPHNTPGRLAVRGITGCKYLNRPEKQQEYVENGWNITGDIFKQDKDGYFWFVARGDDMIISSGYNISAIEVESVLLTHEDILECAVVGLPDEERGMLVCANIVLKNHANASTELAKNIQNWFKENAAPYKYPRVINFLDKLPKTETGKIQRFKLK; this comes from the coding sequence ATGAAAGATAATTTTGCTCAAAATAATTTACCTGAACCAAATGCTCAACCCGATTATTTGTTTTTAGATTTACCGCAGTTTAACCATCCGGAAAATCTGAATTGTGTAGAGCGTCTTTTAGACAATCACATTGCTAACGGAAAAGGTTCAAATATCTGTCTGAAAACATTTGACGAAACTTGGACTTATAACGATTTGTTTGAAAAAGCAAACCAGATTGCGCATGTTTTGGTCGATGATTTAGGATTGCTGCCCGGTAACCGCGTTTTGTTGCGTTCGTGTAACAACCCAATGATGGTTGCGTGTTGGTTTGCTGTTTTAAAAGTCGGCGGAATTGTAGTTGCAACCATGCCTTTGCTTCGATCAAAAGAATTAAAAACATTGATTGATTGTGCAGAAATTTCGCATGTAATTTGCGATAGTTCGTTGGCAGATGAAATAAATCTGGTACAATCTAACTATTTAGAATCGATTTCTTTTTACAGGAATGGTTCTATTGATGAATTGATGCAAACCAAACCAAAAACGTTTCAAAACTATCACACCAAAGCAGATGATGTTGCTATAATAGGGTTTACTTCGGGAACAACCGGAAACCCTAAAATGACAGCGCATTACCATAAAGATATACTGAATATTTGCGAAGCTTTTCCTAATTATTCGCTACAACCAACCGAAAAGGATATTTTCACTGGTAGTCCGCCCATTGGTTTTACTTTTGGCTTAGGCGGTTTGGTTTTGTTTCCGATGTATTTTGGAGCGAGTTCTTTTTTGATCGAAAAACCGAGTCCGGATGTGCTTTTAGAAGTGATTCAAAACGAGAAAATCACCATTTGTTTTACGGCACCAACTGCTTGGCGTATTCTTACCGAAAAATCTAAAGATTACGATTTGTCAAGTCTGCGAAGATGTATTTCGGCAGGTGAAACTCTTCCATTAAAAATTTGGGAAGATTGGTACAAAGCAACCGGTTTAAAAATCATTGATGGAATTGGCGCTACCGAAATGCTTCATATTTTTATATCATCGAACCAAGAAAATATGCGTCCGGGATCAACCGGAATTGCAATTACAGGTTACGAAGCAAAAATCATCGATAAAAACGGAGACGATGTTCCGCATAATACTCCCGGCAGATTGGCTGTTCGTGGAATTACAGGCTGTAAATATTTAAATCGACCAGAAAAACAACAGGAATATGTTGAAAACGGCTGGAATATTACCGGCGATATTTTTAAGCAAGACAAAGATGGTTATTTTTGGTTTGTGGCTCGTGGAGACGATATGATTATTTCATCGGGCTACAATATTTCTGCAATTGAAGTAGAAAGTGTATTGCTTACACATGAAGATATTTTAGAATGTGCTGTTGTTGGTTTACCCGATGAAGAAAGAGGAATGCTGGTTTGTGCCAATATCGTTTTAAAAAATCATGCAAATGCTTCAACTGAACTGGCAAAAAATATTCAAAACTGGTTTAAAGAAAATGCGGCACCGTATAAATATCCGCGCGTAATTAATTTTCTTGACAAGTTACCCAAAACCGAAACAGGTAAAATTCAGCGTTTTAAGTTAAAATAA
- a CDS encoding cupin domain-containing protein: protein METPQSDDQYGRARVEDTPELEAYYKELETLGAGALWTVANDIEPWEPRSSSIPMLWKYEDLRHLVLKSSELVTPEKAGRRVVYLVNDKRKDVSAAVGWLYTGIQVTRPGEFTSAHRHKASALRFIMEGEGGYTVVDGNKIMLEVNDFVITPNSTWHEHGVEAGGKTCIWQDGLDIPLVNALEANDYAVYDGTQPLTAPINHSPMTYGGTGLIPPDNEWNKPYSPLFKYSWKTVYPALLEAEKVNKPNAFDGIIMQYSNPLTGGHVMQTMGASIQLLPKGFKGKAHKHTGSFVYQCAKGKGYSIINGKRFDWKERDIFCVPSWAWHEHHNLSDTEDACLFSFNDLPVIESLGLYQEKVFEENGGNQTSRR from the coding sequence ATGGAAACACCACAATCAGATGATCAATACGGTAGAGCTCGAGTTGAAGACACGCCGGAATTAGAAGCCTATTATAAAGAATTAGAAACATTGGGTGCCGGTGCCTTATGGACGGTGGCTAACGATATTGAGCCTTGGGAACCGCGAAGTTCATCAATTCCGATGTTATGGAAATACGAAGATTTAAGACACTTGGTTTTAAAATCTTCAGAATTGGTAACACCCGAAAAAGCAGGTCGCCGTGTGGTTTATTTAGTAAACGACAAACGCAAAGATGTTTCGGCAGCCGTTGGTTGGCTGTACACTGGAATTCAGGTTACACGTCCCGGAGAATTTACTTCGGCACATCGTCACAAAGCTTCGGCATTGCGTTTTATTATGGAAGGCGAAGGTGGCTACACCGTTGTTGACGGTAACAAAATTATGTTAGAAGTTAACGATTTTGTGATTACACCAAATTCAACATGGCACGAACACGGTGTGGAAGCTGGTGGAAAAACCTGCATTTGGCAAGATGGATTAGATATTCCGTTGGTAAATGCGTTAGAAGCCAATGATTATGCGGTTTATGATGGAACGCAACCACTAACTGCACCTATCAATCATTCACCAATGACGTACGGCGGCACCGGATTAATTCCGCCTGATAATGAATGGAACAAACCGTATTCCCCGTTATTTAAATACTCGTGGAAAACCGTTTATCCTGCCCTTTTAGAAGCCGAAAAAGTAAACAAACCTAACGCTTTTGACGGAATTATCATGCAGTACAGTAATCCGCTTACAGGTGGTCATGTAATGCAAACCATGGGTGCTTCTATTCAATTACTGCCAAAAGGCTTTAAGGGAAAAGCACACAAACATACTGGTTCCTTTGTGTATCAATGTGCAAAAGGCAAAGGCTATTCTATCATTAACGGCAAACGTTTCGATTGGAAAGAACGCGATATTTTTTGTGTTCCAAGTTGGGCATGGCACGAACATCATAATTTATCTGATACCGAAGACGCTTGCTTATTTTCATTTAACGATTTACCTGTTATTGAAAGTTTAGGTTTGTATCAGGAAAAAGTTTTTGAAGAGAATGGTGGGAATCAAACTAGTAGAAGATAG
- a CDS encoding acyl-CoA thioesterase yields the protein MSYFIKEEQIRFRHTDFAGIVFYPRFLEMLNDLVEDWFDEALDRPFSKIHETNGIPTVDLKVQFKNAARIGEILTKKLWVKELKSSSVVCGFKFVNQQDKTVLEGEVTLVNVAIAEDRKTIKAEAFNDEVKKKIMNYKL from the coding sequence ATGAGTTATTTTATAAAAGAAGAACAAATACGTTTTAGACATACCGATTTTGCAGGAATTGTTTTTTATCCACGTTTTTTAGAAATGTTGAACGATTTGGTTGAAGATTGGTTTGACGAAGCTTTAGACAGACCTTTCTCAAAAATCCATGAAACCAACGGAATTCCTACGGTAGATCTAAAGGTTCAGTTTAAAAACGCAGCCCGAATAGGCGAAATTCTAACCAAAAAATTGTGGGTAAAAGAATTAAAAAGTTCATCGGTAGTTTGCGGTTTTAAATTCGTTAATCAACAAGATAAAACGGTTTTAGAAGGTGAAGTCACCTTAGTAAATGTTGCTATTGCCGAAGACAGAAAAACAATTAAAGCAGAAGCTTTTAATGACGAAGTGAAGAAAAAAATTATGAATTACAAATTATAA
- a CDS encoding carbon-nitrogen hydrolase family protein translates to MEFKKFKAATVQTAPVFLNVEKTIDKAISFIKEAHENGAKLIAFPEVFIAGYPYWNWIMTPVQGSKWYEELYKNSVAVNDASMQKLYKAAKDFDMNIVIGINERGDSYGEIYNTNLIIDNNGILVGKHRKLVPTWAEKLTWTSGDGSSLKVYNTEVGPIGTLACGENTNTLARFTLLSQGELIHIANYISLPVAPPDYDMAEAIKIRAAAHSFEGKLFTIVSCSTISQEIKDALRADVPNVDELLDRKSSAFSGFIGPNGAVIGEPLIDEEGIIYADIDLSKCIQPKQMHDILGHYNRFDIFDLRVNVAPTKKITFINRED, encoded by the coding sequence ATGGAATTTAAAAAATTTAAAGCAGCAACGGTTCAAACCGCACCTGTTTTTCTTAATGTAGAAAAAACAATAGATAAAGCCATTTCATTTATAAAAGAAGCACACGAAAACGGAGCAAAATTAATTGCTTTTCCAGAAGTTTTCATTGCCGGATATCCTTATTGGAACTGGATTATGACTCCGGTTCAAGGCAGTAAATGGTACGAAGAATTATATAAAAATTCGGTTGCTGTTAACGATGCATCTATGCAGAAACTGTACAAAGCAGCAAAAGATTTCGACATGAATATTGTTATTGGAATTAACGAACGCGGCGATAGTTATGGCGAAATTTACAACACCAATTTAATTATTGACAATAACGGAATTTTAGTCGGTAAGCATAGAAAACTGGTTCCTACGTGGGCTGAGAAATTAACGTGGACAAGTGGTGATGGATCTTCTTTAAAAGTATATAATACCGAAGTTGGTCCAATTGGAACCTTGGCTTGCGGCGAAAACACCAATACTTTGGCTCGATTTACATTGCTTTCTCAAGGTGAATTAATCCACATTGCCAATTATATTTCGTTGCCAGTTGCCCCACCCGATTATGATATGGCAGAAGCAATTAAAATTCGTGCAGCTGCACATTCGTTCGAAGGAAAATTGTTTACCATTGTTTCGTGTTCTACCATTTCACAGGAAATTAAAGATGCTTTGCGTGCTGATGTCCCGAATGTTGATGAATTATTAGACAGAAAAAGCAGTGCTTTTTCAGGATTTATCGGTCCAAACGGAGCCGTAATTGGTGAACCTTTAATTGATGAAGAAGGAATTATTTATGCCGATATCGATCTTTCAAAATGTATCCAACCAAAACAAATGCACGATATTTTAGGGCATTACAACCGCTTTGATATTTTTGATTTAAGAGTGAATGTTGCTCCCACAAAAAAGATTACCTTTATAAATAGAGAAGATTAG